A section of the Humulus lupulus chromosome 2, drHumLupu1.1, whole genome shotgun sequence genome encodes:
- the LOC133816082 gene encoding pentatricopeptide repeat-containing protein At5g15300 gives MLRNVTNDRSIHRHKRSGLWQRCTNARLLKQVHASMLVNGFNSNASALREFIFAAAVSISCTIDYAHQVFASITEPDAFMWNTIIRGSARSGNPLNAISLYSQMESQYFTPDCFTFPYLFKACTKLSWVKMGFGIHGKVVTFGFESNKFVRNALIHFHANCGDLSVATALFDHSAERDVVAWSALTAGYARRGNLDIARQLFDRMPVRDLVSWNVMITGYAKQGEMENARRLFDEVPRRDVVTWNAVIAGYVSCGSNMKALEMFEEMRSVGEQPDEVTMLSLLSACTGDGDLDVGQKIHSSLLEKGSGNLSILLGNALIDMYAKCGSIQRALEVFEGMTNKDVSTWNSAIGGLAFHGHAEEAINLFKDMLRTKIRPNEITFVGVLVACSHAGNVEEGRRYFNLMRSKYKIEPNIKHYGCMVDNLGRAGLLNEAFEFVETMAIDPNAIVWRTLLGACRIHGNVELGRRANEQLLRMRTNESGDYVLLSNIYASQGEWGGAEKVRKSMDDSGVMKEAGFSLIEANNMSVKQFLFDSKVNKSIRESKDVKSVKTCEYVAKSYTT, from the coding sequence ATGCTCAGAAACGTAACAAACGACAGGAGCATTCATCGTCACAAGAGGTCCGGCCTGTGGCAGAGATGTACAAATGCCCGACTCCTCAAACAAGTCCACGCTTCCATGCTTGTCAATGGTTTCAATTCAAATGCTTCTGCTCTCAGAGAATTCATTTTCGCCGCTGCTGTCTCCATTTCATGCACCATTGACTATGCTCACCAAGTGTTTGCTTCTATTACCGAACCAGATGCCTTTATGTGGAACACCATTATCAGAGGCTCAGCTAGGAGTGGGAATCCCTTAAATGCTATTTCGTTATATAGCCAGATGGAAAGCCAGTATTTTACACCTGATTGCTTCACGTTTCCGTATCTGTTCAAGGCCTGCACTAAGCTTTCTTGGGTAAAGATGGGTTTTGGGATTCATGGGAAGGTTGTGACGTTCGGGTTTGAATCCAACAAGTTTGTTAGGAATGCCCTTATTCACTTTCATGCAAATTGTGGGGATTTGAGTGTTGCAACTGCTCTTTTTGATCATTCTGCGGAAAGGGATGTTGTAGCGTGGTCGGCCTTGACTGCAGGATACGCCAGACGAGGCAATCTTGATATTGCTAGACAGCTTTTTGATCGAATGCCTGTACGAGATTTGGTTTCTTGGAACGTGATGATAACTGGGTATGCAAAGCAAGGAGAAATGGAAAATGCGAGGAGGCTTTTCGATGAGGTTCCTAGAAGGGATGTCGTGACTTGGAATGCAGTAATTGCAGGGTACGTAAGTTGTGGTTCTAATATGAAAGCATTGGAGATGTTTGAAGAAATGAGAAGTGTTGGGGAACAGCCTGATGAAGTGACAATGCTCAGTCTCTTGTCTGCTTGTACCGGTGACGGAGACTTAGATGTTGGCCAAAAGATACACAGCTCTCTTTTGGAGAAGGGTTCAGGAAATTTAAGCATTCTACTAGGAAATGCGCTAATTGATATGTATGCAAAGTGCGGGAGTATCCAAAGGGCACTTGAAGTGTTTGAAGGGATGACTAACAAAGATGTTTCGACGTGGAATTCGGCTATAGGAGGATTGGCTTTTCATGGCCATGCTGAGGAAGCAATTAATCTGTTTAAAGACATGTTGAGGACGAAAATTAGGCCAAATGAAATCACTTTTGTTGGAGTGTTAGTTGCTTGCAGTCATGCTGGGAATGTCGAAGAGGGTAGGCGATATTTCAATCTCATGAGAAGTAAATACAAAATTGAGCCGAATATAAAACACTATGGCTGTATGGTGGACAATCTAGGCCGTGCTGGGCTGTTAAATGAAGCATTTGAGTTCGTAGAGACAATGGCTATCGATCCAAATGCCATTGTCTGGAGAACACTTCTAGGAGCTTGTCGAATACATGGCAATGTGGAGCTTGGCCGGCGCGCGAATGAGCAACTACTTCGAATGAGAACGAACGAGAGTGGAGATTATGTTCTTCTCTCCAACATATATGCTTCACAAGGAGAGTGGGGTGGGGCTGAGAAGGTAAGGAAGTCGATGGATGACAGTGGGGTGATGAAAGAGGCTGGCTTTAGTCTAATTGAAGCCAATAACATGTCTGTCAAGCAATTTTTGTTTGATTCAAAAGTTAACAAGTCTATTCGAGAAAGCAAGGATGTTAAGTCTGTTAAAACATGTGAATATGTAGCAAAATCGTATACTACTTGA